The genomic DNA ACTTCTACACATCTCTAGAACTTTTTTAGACTACACCACTTATTATCTCATTGGTCTTTAGTATCCAACTACACACACTTCATTAAATTTATTGATGAGAAAAttctggaatattttttttttaatttttaaattctatTTCTTAAGGGTTAACTATGCATCTTTTACGAAAAGTTGTTCATATGAAAGAACATTTTCAattaagagatttttttttaatgtatattaAGAGAATatgattctaaaataaaaagatgaaattcaattaaaaaaaggtaaatgaatggttttagaaaatgtaaaataattgaaaaaatgataattatgaATCTTATTTGAGGTAAATATGTCTAGATAGAAAACACAACATACCTGTGAGAAAGTTTGATGATAAATCTAAGAATATCAACGATGTGCAGTTACCAATTGATTGTGGAATACTTCCTTCAAATTGATTGTTGTTTAAAGCAAACTTTTCGAGTTGAGgaagttgattgaaaaaatCATTTGGTAGTCTTCCATTTAAATTGTTAAAGCCAAATTTGACCACCCTCAAAGAAGTCATGTTGTTAAGAGATGGAATTTCACCTGCATGCGTGTAACATTAATATCACATTTAATATTTGTTCAGCAATGAAATTTCACCcgccttataaaattttctgaCTTGACATGTTGTGATCTTGAcacattttctgtttttgaacTGAAATTATTTGGTGTTCTGTCGCTCTGTATATATTTGGTTAGCGATTTTACAGGTTTAAATGATGTATCTGATTCGCTTGTGTCTTCTTGTAATTGAGGATATCTTGTACCTCTTGTGCTTGGTATTGGTGTTAGTaatattttgctaaaaaaataaaccGGTGTTGGGATGATATTGAGGGAGTATTCTGACTAAAATATCCTAGTTGGGATTTTTGGAATCAACACTATTTAGTGAGtttctttataaaatatgtttatgcATGTCCTTACTTTTTTTTGCCTTTCTttcgaataaaaattaaattataaataaaatagatatatttaTTAACTAGTCTATCGTCACGGATTGGGATTATCTTTTTTCCAAACAAGCAGTGAAAGAATTGAGGATCCTATAAGgcaaatacttttaattttgtatttttttctagGAAAATCTTTTACAAGTTAAGAAGAGTTATGGGGATTTTTAACAAGCACAATAAGTTATCTTATAATCGATAGATTATAACTGTTAAGCTCTTATGACTAAGTAAAAAAGACCTATTTAGTAACCGTTATGTGATTACGAGTTTATAACTAATATGTTTACTAGCTTTAAGCTTATTGATGAGTCTTTTATTATCTACTAGACTTTACATAAAATACATGAGACTCATCAACGCCGTCTTTATTATTAATGAGATGTATCTTTATTATTTGTAATACTATGACATATTTTTAGTCTaacatattataatatttagGCTAAATATCACatttggtccttttagtttgacataattctcaagttagtccttcaagtttcaaaagttttaaatatatCCTTTTAGTTTGACCGAATTCCTAAGTTAgtatttaagtttgaaaagtttcaaatatgtcattttagttgataaactatttcactgTTACTCCTGTTGtcagttaataattaattgatgttgatgtaacggttaagttgttgatgtggATCAAAGCGATGCCTTTTAAAAGCTTCGGGTGTCAAAACGTTACGTTTAATGGTCACAAACATCATTTTAGCACTATAAATGTCGTTTAATAGTGCTCAAAATGCATTTGTGGTTGTAAATAGCTGTCTTTCTAGCACTATAAATAACCATTTGTGATTATTAAAAGTTGCTTTTTACACCATGGAGCTTTTAAAAGGCAACATTGTGATccaagtcaacaacttaacgGCTACATCGGCATTAGTTAAACGGATATTGACGGCAGGGGTAAcagtgaaatagtttatcaactaaaatgacctatttgaaacttttgaaatttaaaggactaacttgagaattctgtcaaattaaaaggacctaattgaaactttcaaaacttaaaggactaacttgaaaaTTCTATCAAATTAAAAGGACCAATTGTGGTATTTGACCTAATACCTGTTTGTGTCTGATAAATGGAAATTGTTTCAAGTAGATGGTTGGGGGGGTTTCGTTCTCGGTGAAAAATTAAAGATGATAAAGGAGGCGCTGAAGGAGCGGCATGTTACTCATTCCAAGGATCTGTCtgggaaaattaaaattttaagggAAAGGCAAGCGGAGTTGGATGGTAAAGGGGAGTCGGAGGCTTTGTCGGCTGCTGAAATTGAAGAATTGCACGTTGTTTCATCTGATATTCACTCTTTGTCGCGGGCTAATACTAGCAAAGCTTGGCAACAATCTCGGGTTCACTGGCTTCGAGAAGGGGATGCAAACTCCAAATATTTTCATTCCGTTCTTTTGGGTCACCGACGTCATAATCATTTGCATTCCATTATTGTTGATGGGGCGGAGGTCGAGGGAGTTCATCCCGTCCGTCATGCGGTTTTCTCCCACTTTGCGAATTATTTTAAGAGAGGTGGGATGGATAGAATCGCTCTTCACAACTTTCCGTTTCAGACTCTGAGCTATACGGAGGGTGGGGGCCTAACTAGGCCTTTTTCAATAGAAGAGGTGAAGGCAGCTGTGTGAGATTGTGATAGTTACAAAAGTCCAGGTCCAGATGGGGTGAACTTTGGTTTCTTTAGGATTTATGGGTTGATTTGAAGCAGGACATTATGCGGTTTCTTGTAGAATTCCATCGAAATGGGAAGTTGTCAAGAGGAAGCATTTATAAAGTTTTAGCGAAAGTTCTTGCTAATATACTACAGCAAGTGATCGGTTCTGTTATGGTCGCTGAGCAGTCGACTTTTGTTCAAAACAGGCAGATTCTAGATGGGATTCTAATTGCAAATGAGGTGGTGGATGAGGCGTCCAGATTAAAAAAGGATTTACTGTTATTTAAGGTGGATTTCGAAAAAGCTTATGATTCGGTTGACTGGGGGTATTTGGATGCGGTTATGGAGAGAATGTCTTTCCTTGTTATCTGGAGAAAGTGGATTAAGGAATGTGTTTCGACTGCAACAGCTTCAATCCTAGTTAATGGTAGCCCAACTGACGAGTTTCCTTTAGAGAGGGGGTTGCAGCAAGGAGATCCTCTCtccccttttctttttctgttagCTGCCGAGGGGTCGAACATTATTATAAAGTCAGTGGTAGCGAGAAACATTTTTTAGGGCTATAAAGTTGGGGCGCCCGCTTCACTGCCAGTCACTCATCTTCAGTTTGTTGATGATACTTTGATTCTTGGAGTTAAGAGTTGGGCGAATGTCCGGACTATGCGAGcgattttggttttgtttgagGCTATGTCTGGCttgaaagtaaattttaataagaGTATGCTGGTGGGTGTAATTGTCTATGACTCCTGGTTGAATGAGGCAGCCTCTGTCCTCCATTGTCGAGTGGGGAAAGTGTTGTTTGTGTATTTGGGTCTCTCTATTGGTGGTGATCCGCGTCGATTGATTTTTTGGGAACCTCTTCTGCGTAGCATTAAATCGAGACTGTCTGGTTTCAATAGTCGATTTTTATCGTTTGATGGTCGGTTAGTTCTCCTAAAGTCTGTCTTGACCTCTCTACTTGTCTATgctttttccttcttcaaggctccatcaggtataatttcttcccttgattctatttttactattttttttgggggggatATGAGGATTATAGGAAGCTCTCTTGGGTCAGTTGGACCACTATTTGTTCTCGGATGGAGTGTGGAGGTTTGGGGGTTGAGGGAGTTTAATGTTGCATTGTTAGGCAAATTGTGTTGGCGTTTGTTGGTTGAGAGGAGTAGTTTATGGTATAGGGTGTTGGTGACGAGGTATGTTGAGGAGGATGGGAGGTTGGTGGTTGGGGACCGGAGTGGTTCTTCTTGGTGGCGAGAGATCGCTAATATAAAGGATGGGGTTTCGGGTGTTGGTGGTGGCTGGTTTCAGGAAGGACTGTATCGTCTGGCAGGAGATGGGGTAGATACCTTTTTTTGGCATGATTTGTGGTTGGGTGCGGTGTCGTTTTGTGTGCACTTCAGGCGCCTATTTGACCTTGCGATTGATAAGTCCTGCACGGTCACTCACATGTTTTCTAGTGGGTTGGATGTTGGGGGAGCGGGTTGGAGATGGAGACGGAGGttgtgggtgtgggaggaggagatgtTGGGGGAGTGCGTTATTTTACTTCGTAATGTTTCTTTGCAGTTTGATGTTAAAGATACCTAGAGATGGTTGCTGGATCACTCGGCAGGTTATACAGTCAGTAGCGCCTATCAGTTATTGACTTCACAGGATATCCCTCATGTGGAAGGTGTTGCTGCGTTGGTTTGGCATAATCATATTCCGTTTAAGGTCTCAATTTTTGCTTGGAGGCTGTTGAGGAATCGCTTGCCGACACGGAAAAATATGGTTCATCGTGCGATCCTTTCAGACACTGCTGCTGGTTGTTTGTTAGGGTGCGGAGCTATAGAGACTTCTCAACATTTATTCATTTCTTGTGATTTTTATGGCTCGTTGTGGTCTCAGGTTCGGGCTTGGCTTGGAGTTTCAGGTCCCGACCCCTTTATTGTTTCAGATCATTTCCTTCAGTTTACTCATTCAGTAGGTGGTTTGAGAGCAAGACGCTCTTTTATTCAGTAGGTAGTTCCATTGATTAGCTGTTGGATAAAGTAAAGTGGCATTCTCTGTGGTGGCTAAAAGCTAGTCATgtcgtttttgtttttggttctgaTTTGTGTTGGTCAAGGCCCTTGGATTGTTTGGGCTAAGGTAACTTTTGATTGACTTTGCATATCTGTAATTCTTTGGGGACCCCTTGGTACACCTTGTACTAAGGAGAGTCCTTGGTTTGTTAatataaattccattttttattgttaaaaaaaaaaaaaactatttcaatatttttatatctaACATCAACTTTATCAttaatcttttattatttttcaatgtaGATGACTATTTTTCAATGCAGATGACATTTgcgattttttataaaatggtcATATGTAACCGCTGTTAGTGTGGAATGGGAGGAGTAACAAATGAATCCTatattaatattctaaaatCAGAGATAGTGGGAAACAAATATAACACATTATATCAAAAAGTACGAGTACCTGAAAAGTAGTTAGAAGATAAATGGAGAACTTCAAGTGAAGACATGtttaaaattgtttgaggtATGGGTCCAGACATCTTGTTCCGACCAATTCCCAATTCTTTCAACTGATGAAGGTTACCAATAGATTGGGGAATAAAACCACTGAAATTGTTAACGCCAAGATACAAATATTCAAGTTGTGATAAGTCCCCTAACGCTGCAGGAATCCCCCCTTCAAACTCGTTATAGCTGATATGAAGAATCTTTAATCGGCGCAACCGATATAACTCTGTAGGAAGCTGACCACCGAAGCTATTGTTTTTGAGGTCAAGTATAACAAGAAAGGACAGATTCCCCAAGTTTGGGGAAACGGTACCTCTAAGACTCATATTTCGGAGAATCAAACTGTGGACTCTACCGTGTCGCTCATCACAAGTTACACCAATCCAATTGCATACAGAAGAGGACGTTGACCAATTATTAGCCAACACATCATAAGGGTCTGAAGTAATTAGGGATTTGAATGCTAGAAGAGCAGATTGATCAGTTGTGATGTTTTTTGTATTTGCAGCTAAGCAAGCAATAAAACAACAATGCAATGAAAGCgataaaagaaagagatgagaTGATAGATTAACCATTTTCCGGTAATGTGTGTGAATAATTGATGAGGCAAGGGACTGACAGGAATGATACATATATATTAACCACTATTTGTTGGTGGTTTGTGTGGTTCAAGTCAACCAGGTCAACAAAGATAGATATTAAATGATTATTGTCTTTGACGAAAATACGATACAACCAGGAAGCAACTATAGATGAAGGGATTTCCACTtattcttaaaataataatgttaaagacGAAGGGCAAATGAAAAGAATCCCTTAAAGTTAAGTTTCTATTTTAAAGTCAATCAACGACAAAAAGGGGAGGAAATAAAGAAGCAAATGGGTAACATACTTTTGCaggattttaattaataaaattaactaaACATATGTGTATTAACTAAACATATGTGTATTACAATTAGTCCAACATCGGCGAGTTTAAAAACAATAGTGAGGAGTGGTGGTTATAAAACAAAAACGCTTGTGTGAATGCATAGTACGCTACAGTTGCAGTTGTAAATGactacatattatttttttctttgtagtATTAAAAGAAAACATGTTCTATAGTtttatcttagttttttttttttttaaataaagtaaatGGTCAAGATATGGccttttgaacaaaaaaaaaaaaaaacttttgaattaTGTTCCTTGAACAACGGGTTGAACCTACCGAGCCGAGttgttcgtgaactttaaacgaacTCAAGTTAAAAAAAGGGCTTGCATTGAACTCGAGTCGACTTTCGAaccgaaccaattcttatcgaaTCGAGCTCAGACAGATTtggttcgactcgactcatttccaacACTAGTTGGCGGGTTGTGTGGTTCAAGTCAACTAGGTCAACAAAGATAGATATTGAAATGATTATTGACTTTGACGAAATTACGATACAACCAGGAAGCAACTATAGATGAAGGGATTTCCACTtattcttaaaataataatgttaaagacGAAGGGAAAATGCAAAGAATTCCTTAAAGGACAAGAGTATAGCATACGATaatatgttttattattatttttatcatttagtCTAATAACTATAAATCCATAATGTGAATCTATGGGACGTCTGAAGTTGAAATTTCGGCTCTTGTATAAATGTATTGTCTCTACAATTAAACTAAGCTCACAAGGACTAcaataatatgtttttaatacctataaaatcatcaattttttcttttaggtCTTACGAAATTTTGactaaattatatatttcgtcccctaaattttttttctttccattttaatCTTTTAGCTTATAAACAATAGACACCAAgaactcttaaaaaaatattgtcaaaaaaaaagatctcttaaaaaattgttttatattgatcttttaaattataaacaatattCACTTTTGTTAATAATTACTACCTACGTCTCTAATTATAAATATCGTAAGGAATCTAAATTTCATACATTTTGTACCTTAAAAGACCAAAGTGTGTAAAGTATAAAATTAAGTAAACAAAATGATACCAATAAATCTTAAAGGATGAAAGTgtcaaatatttataatttaaaaatattaaaacaaaaaactaatggaaccaaatgaaacattttttttttttactgaatcaAGAGTGAGGAACACATCAAGGAGCCGTCCATTCATAGAACAAAAAACTAATGGAACATTTGtaatttcatacatttttttgtaCTCCAATCCTCTGTCGTCCACtcatagaatatatatatatatatagaacatGGAATAATTATGTAAAAAAGGGGGGTCAAacctaaaaaatagaaaaattacagAAAACGAAAAATATGTAACCCATAACGGTCCTTATAGAAATCATCCCGAACAAAGACGGGCAAAGACTCCTGCCAAACCTGTATCTAAAACAGTGTGACCGTGAGTAGCAAGCTTTTTCGCGCAACCATTGCCCTCGTGGAAAATGTGTGAAGAGAGAACCTGCATACTATGAGACAAGCAATTGTGCCAACAGTTTCGCCACCGAATAGGAATCAAAGAGGGATGAGAGAAAGCCAAAAGAGCACTCGTCAAGTCCCCCTCAATCCAAATGTACCGACAATTATGCCTAACTGCCATTTCTATCGCTATATAAAGCCCATAATTTCTGCTTCGAACACCGAGTAATCACCAAGATTAGTTGAAAAGCCGCCCATGAAAGCACCTGTTTGATCACAGAAAATACCACCACAAGCCGCACTAAGGTTCCGAAGAGACCCATCCGTGTTAACGTTGATGTAAGGATGAATTGGAGGTTTCCAGATTATAATCTCAATATCCTTAAACTTCCGGAATGACGAGGAAATCGGAAATCTGTCAAAAAGATTAATGTCAAAGCTCGTAGGAAGGCAATGACCATTCGAAGCATGACCCGACATGGTGACAATAGCCGAAATCTTCTCCTTGTCAGTCAATAGCGAAATTTTAGAGCCATTGAAACGCATGCAGTTCCGAACTAACCAAATGGTATCGAACATGTGAATAATGCCGGAGATAAATAAGCCACGAACTTGTGAGCTGCCGCGTGTGGGGATATAAGAAAGAGTGGAGAAAACCGTAGATGTATCAATAGAGGGATGGAGCAGCTCTCCAAGCCAAGTCCAAAGGTGTGAAGCAAAAGGGCAACAAAGGAAGAGGCGTGTCGATGTTTCAAAATTCTGCAAACACAAATTGAAGCAAAAGGGCAACAAAGGAAGGTCATGATATGCATCTAGTTCGAcgcatatatgcatgtggtaccaaatcacctcaaggtcgtcaccttcgatgcaacaaaaacatcgtatgtaagatttcacacccgtcttacataatctccgaagtaaaagagctcaacccttttacaactacaagactcaacatgactatgatgcatggacatacaagcaaagactcaacaatgcaaGATCACCTCATaattttcacaacaatataaaggacaacttccaaatatattgatcatctccacaacaattgcattataaagtatttacgtccacacaacatTCAAGTCATAAATCAATTAAGAGCCATCaccacatcatcatcaatcatttAGCATAtatgtaatcatcaacaaaatcaccATCACTTAACGTATATGCATTCACCGGcaatatcacaatcaattaacatatatgtattcaccaaaaatatcacaatcaatcaacatatatgtattcaccaacaatatcaccatcaattaacatatatgcattaaTCAATATCAAGTATATCATATAGTTCAACAACTCCATACAATTTTTCACAAGTCAGGTAAAGGAGAAAATACAACACattatgataaacatcatattcaacacctaaaaatcattcacatatcttcatataatcatataaagctatccacaaaatatttataaggtAATTGGCTTTAAAGAACCATTTTCGACAAAGTCCGTCTCTCTTTACACAACTTAGAATAATTGAGACAAATGAACCAAAACCAAGTAAATAAACTCTAGGGCCTCGACTATGTATACACTTAGATCACATAGGAGTGTAGTTGAATGTACACGTGCGTTTCACCGACCGACCgcgacaaaatcatcaaaatcacaagTTACGACAAGTTCGTATCactttaccattttccaagttaTCCAACAAAACAAAGCAAACACATTGGGAAACTTCAACTAAGTATATACACAgatcacatatgagtgcagtagtgtatacatcaacgtttcataggccaactcacttaaatCTCAAAGTTTTGCAAAGTTCGTATCGTTTTACTTATAATgcaaaaccaattcattttcaaagaaaaatcaagttaaatccattacaacataggttaaatactctctAACCTCTTAATTAAACTCCTAATACttaaattttgaagtttggaaACAAACCATAAGGTTTGGTTTAACTTAGGAATaattatgctgaattttcataaagtTTTGCTAAGACccacttggagtattttcatcataactcccaACGCTCAAATATGTTTCCCAAGATTGTTTACAGGTCAAGACACTTAAAACGACTCTCAAGAACACATCAAAAATCACAACAAATGTCATTTAAATacaattcaccaaatcaacccattttcacaaaaccaacaacaacaacaactatttttcatcatctaatcatgatatatgaacacctaagccatgaatcatcaacaacatcattccttaacaacaacaacatcaattaaacatgattctcatCATAATTGAACAACACATAGAACAATTCAACAATTTgagcataattcaacatatatcattttcagaagctttgaacatgcaatttcaccaacaacaattcaattatcactaatttcatgcattcaaacatatcatcatagtTAGAGCACAAATTTTAACAtgtatgaacaattaatcacttattcatacaacaattgaaaatttacactaaaaatgattatgattgaattctaacccgcttaccttagttagatcaATTCCCTAgcccaagcttcactttagctcctaggttctctcttctttttgaATCTTCAAGCTCTTCTTCTCTCTAATCCTTTTCCtctttgctcccactttctctctctatctctctcgaAATATCTATGTAAATGAAAGTGTGAAGGAAATTTCCTGTAAGACAAGGTTTATAAAGGATGTCCCCTTATTGGGTCTAACCCTAAGgcttagtggacttaacccaatccaattcaattctaaaatgtttctacactctaaaCGGTAAAACACAACAACGGTCACTTAACagtaaaattataataactaatcACTACGATCGTAACTTAACAAAAATAACGGTtctcactaaccactaaaagtAGTTCTCACCAAAAGTTATTAATTTACTCTTACACccaaaatgatcaaaataccccTTAAgtctaaaatgaataaattacccttctaatacgaaaacccataaaaatgcacacaatgataaataatgacacacaaacacatataaacacataataaaataattaaaaaataaatctagcgaaaatcgggctgttataCATAAGACGCCAAAAGATAAAGGAGTGAGAAGGGGGGATGCTTACTCGCCAAATAAGGGCCACCGAAGAGAGGACACCTGCTGAGGGGGTTATGGAAAGCGTAAGCATGCTTAGAAGAAAGATCACCGTCGGAGGAATgcaaccaaatcaaatgatctTGCAACGGGTCGATTGGAATAATAGTCTTAATAATGCGGTCAGTCACCAAAGGAAAAAATAGCAGCACTTGCGGGAGATCACACTGCCCATTTGTGATGATAGATGAAACTTTCTCGGGAAGAGAGGGAGCTAATGAAGCTGGGAGGTCAAGTAACGACAACAAGGAATCAGCCAACCAATTGTTGGTCCACATATTAATTTGTTCACCACTGCCCACAATCCACATCGAATTGCTAAGAACAGTTTCCATATGGTTGCGGATGCTCGGCTAAAAAGAAGATTTAAAGTGACGGTGGAGAGGTCTCCTGGCCGCAAAAAACCGCTTCCGAAACAAAATTACGGGTTGAGAGGACAAGACCACCCTCCTCCCAAGGCATACATGTTTCCATTCCACCGTACACACTTTCTTTGTATGAATATCGTCGCTCCAAATAGAATTCTTTATCCAAGTGTCTAACATCTTTGGCAAATTCATCGGCCATTGGCAAACATGAAACAAATAAACCAACTTTGCATGGATAATAGATTTTATTAGATGAACCCGGCCCATGATTGATAATAGAGAGCCCTTCCAAGTAGCCATTTTCACCTTAATTTTATCTACGATAGCCTGGAAGTGAATATATTTCGGCTTCCCTCTAAAAATAGAGCATCCCAACTCCCAAGTAAGTATAAGTAATGACACCTTCGGTAGAACCAAGCATGTTCGAAATCATAGTAGTGCGACTATTTGTTATAGCTCCGGTTTAAAACTTGCTCTTAAAAGGACTAATAACTTGTCCCGAAGCTTGTGAATAATAGTGAAAAATTTGCAGCAAGCACCGAATATTTTCCATGGCAGcaacacaaaaaataagaatgtcATCGGCTTGAAGAATATGAGTCGGAAAAGAAACTCCCCGGTAATAAGACATAGGAAATAGTCTTCCTGAGTTCGCAGCAAGAGATATAGCACGGCTTAACACTTCCTCGTTTTGAGAGTTGGCAGCAAATGAAACctaaatttaacataaaagacCCCATCAATTGCGTGAATATAGTTCTAGTGAGGCCACCAAAGGACCAAAGATTTCAAAAGATATATTTagcccttttatttattttagttatcctttattttattttaaaaagaacaatactccatccgtccttAGTTATAGGAA from Medicago truncatula cultivar Jemalong A17 chromosome 8, MtrunA17r5.0-ANR, whole genome shotgun sequence includes the following:
- the LOC120577521 gene encoding LRR receptor-like serine/threonine-protein kinase GSO1 produces the protein MVNLSSHLFLLSLSLHCCFIACLAANTKNITTDQSALLAFKSLITSDPYDVLANNWSTSSSVCNWIGVTCDERHGRVHSLILRNMSLRGTVSPNLGNLSFLVILDLKNNSFGGQLPTELYRLRRLKILHISYNEFEGGIPAALGDLSQLEYLYLGVNNFSGFIPQSIGNLHQLKELGIGRNKMSGPIPQTILNMSSLEVLHLSSNYFSGEIPSLNNMTSLRVVKFGFNNLNGRLPNDFFNQLPQLEKFALNNNQFEGSIPQSIGNCTSLIFLDLSSNFLTGEIPKGILGDLRRLNTLHLGNNQLSGNISLIFKFNSSLLQEIDLSYNNLSGNLPSCICHELPNLRIFYLHHNDISGNMSTVWNQCEELEILSLAFNSFNKGPMPDGIRNMTKLQELYLMRNNLEGEIPWLNNMTSLRVVNFAFNNLNGRLPNDFFNQLPQLRNFSLYNNQFEGSIPQSIGNCTSLIYLDLSSNFLTGMLYFLSRHIYLK